A stretch of Treponema vincentii F0403 DNA encodes these proteins:
- a CDS encoding ABC transporter transmembrane domain-containing protein, whose product MQLLILLALSLQILMHCLSTALSHKTAFSILKKIRLAVTEKMMRMPLGYTQTKGSGYFHSLLIDSTERLEYPLAHAIPETTSNVLLPVSIIASLTAAAKISRSQLNAEFCVIAKHR is encoded by the coding sequence ATGCAGCTGCTGATTTTGCTTGCGCTCTCGCTTCAAATTCTGATGCACTGTCTTTCGACTGCGCTCTCGCATAAGACGGCGTTTTCCATTTTGAAAAAAATACGACTTGCCGTCACGGAAAAGATGATGCGTATGCCGCTCGGCTACACACAGACAAAGGGGAGCGGTTATTTTCACAGTTTGCTGATCGACAGCACCGAGCGACTTGAATATCCGCTTGCACATGCAATCCCCGAAACGACTTCAAACGTGCTGCTACCGGTCAGTATTATCGCAAGTTTAACTGCGGCCGCTAAAATTTCGCGGTCGCAGTTAAACGCCGAGTTTTGCGTAATCGCAAAACATCGCTGA
- a CDS encoding Eco57I restriction-modification methylase domain-containing protein — protein sequence MATFKQTFEPKLIYVYRINDSAHDGILKVGEASCAEAGMQYFALQPNSKMLNDAAKERIRHQTQTAGVSFELLYTEITAYQSGKELKVFQDHEIHNILKRSGIKQKSFATDSNGHKANEWFYTDLETVKKAIAAAKGERTSLNASEISKDKSPIQFRPEQQEAIDKTIKQFKKKNSGNQMLWNAKMRFGKTLTALQVIKEMNFYRTLILTHRPVVDKGWFEDYAKIFYDRNDFYYFSKNNGGDVSDESNFHEMVKSTQKNGLTDYHFIYFASIQDMRGSEIVGGKFDKNEEIFDVDWDLIIIDEAHEGTQTELGKNVIAKCRKPDTKILHLSGTPFNLMDDFKEDEIYTWDYIMEQRAKAEWESIHQGDPNPYACLPKLNIFTYNLGALYPEYADADIAFNFREFFRVDENGDFIHESNVKQFLNLLTKEDKDSNYPYSTREYRENFRHSLWVIPGVKEARALSKLLQKHPIFSQFGIVNVAGDGDEEVDSSDALAAVEKAMGKHPEETYTITLSCGRLTTGVSVKPWTACFMLAGTYSTAASTYMQTIFRVQTPAIIGGKQKEECFVFDFAPDRTLKVIAETAKISSKAGHTSESDREILGEFINFCPIIGFEGSKMIDYDTSKMLEQLKKVYVERVVRNGFEDGYLYNNDLLKLDAVELKEFEGLKKIIGTTKAMAKTGEIDINSLGFTEEEFEQLNDSKKKLNEKRELDPKEQALREKRAEAKKNRDAAVSILRGISIRMPLLIYGAELNKNLDGSDNEAELTIDNFTALVDDISWAEFMPVGVTKDVFNSFKKYYDPDVFHAAGKRIREMARAADNLCIEERIERIGTIFNTFRNPDKETVLTPWRVVNMHMTDCLGGWRFYDEKYENPITEPVFVEQAEVTENVYKKNSKILEINSKSGLYALYCAYSVYRTRAKFELGAKPTRAMEKELWDKVLDENIYVICRTPMAKGITRRTLAGFTGAKVNSHSFDDLVMQLKHKPDSFISKVLNPGFWKKEGTANMKFDAIVGNPPYQETLQGSSDTPIYHYFYDAAFKLSNLVTLITPARFLFKAGKTPKEWNEKILNDEHFKAVKYFQISDDVFPRTDIKGGVCITLRDESKIFGKIGLFSNYPELNSILDKVLTHEDFKTLKDLVYAPESYRLSKKLHEMHSDVKDLLSSGHMFDVTTNIFEKLNEFFFDEKPSDKKEYIKIYGRFNNERVFKFICKDFIDEHENLYKWKVFVPKSNGSGAIGEVLSTPIVGEPIVGHTQTFISIGKFETEFEATSLLKYIKSKFARTLLGTLKATQDNKKETWANVPLQDFTENSGIDWEKSVHEIDQQLYKKYGLEKNEIEFIEKMIKTME from the coding sequence ATGGCGACTTTTAAACAAACTTTTGAACCGAAACTTATTTATGTTTATAGAATCAACGACTCCGCTCATGACGGAATCTTAAAAGTCGGAGAGGCTTCATGTGCCGAAGCCGGAATGCAGTATTTTGCGCTACAGCCTAATTCAAAAATGCTGAATGACGCTGCAAAAGAGCGTATTCGACATCAGACACAGACAGCAGGTGTCTCTTTTGAACTTCTTTACACAGAAATAACCGCCTATCAATCCGGAAAAGAGTTGAAAGTATTCCAAGATCATGAAATTCACAATATTCTCAAACGTTCGGGAATCAAACAAAAATCTTTTGCGACAGATTCAAATGGTCATAAAGCGAATGAATGGTTTTATACGGATCTTGAAACGGTAAAAAAAGCCATTGCAGCAGCAAAAGGGGAAAGAACTTCATTAAATGCCTCCGAAATTTCAAAAGATAAAAGTCCTATTCAGTTCCGCCCGGAGCAGCAGGAAGCAATCGACAAAACAATCAAACAGTTCAAAAAGAAAAATTCCGGCAACCAAATGCTTTGGAATGCAAAAATGCGTTTCGGGAAAACACTTACTGCACTTCAGGTTATCAAGGAGATGAACTTCTACCGTACTTTGATTTTGACTCACAGACCTGTAGTTGATAAAGGTTGGTTTGAAGACTATGCAAAAATCTTTTATGACAGAAACGACTTTTATTATTTTTCAAAAAATAACGGCGGAGATGTGTCAGATGAAAGTAATTTTCATGAAATGGTAAAATCAACTCAGAAAAACGGTTTAACCGATTACCACTTCATTTATTTTGCTTCCATCCAAGATATGCGCGGTTCGGAAATCGTAGGCGGCAAGTTTGACAAGAACGAAGAAATTTTCGATGTTGATTGGGATTTAATCATCATCGATGAAGCGCATGAAGGAACACAGACGGAACTCGGGAAAAATGTAATAGCAAAATGTCGTAAACCCGATACAAAGATTCTTCATCTTTCAGGGACTCCCTTTAATCTGATGGATGACTTTAAAGAAGATGAAATTTATACATGGGACTATATAATGGAGCAGAGAGCAAAAGCCGAGTGGGAATCGATCCATCAGGGAGACCCGAACCCTTATGCTTGTTTGCCGAAACTCAATATCTTTACATACAACCTTGGAGCTTTGTATCCCGAATATGCGGATGCGGATATTGCATTCAATTTTAGAGAGTTTTTCCGCGTAGATGAGAACGGAGATTTTATTCACGAAAGCAATGTTAAACAATTTTTGAACTTACTTACAAAAGAAGATAAAGACTCCAACTATCCATATTCAACTCGGGAATATAGAGAAAACTTCCGCCATTCACTTTGGGTGATTCCCGGCGTAAAAGAAGCCCGTGCTTTAAGTAAACTCCTGCAAAAGCATCCGATTTTCAGTCAGTTTGGAATTGTAAACGTTGCCGGAGACGGCGACGAAGAAGTGGACTCAAGCGATGCCCTTGCAGCCGTTGAAAAAGCAATGGGAAAACATCCGGAAGAAACATATACAATCACATTAAGCTGCGGTCGCCTTACAACCGGTGTCAGTGTAAAACCGTGGACCGCTTGTTTTATGCTTGCAGGAACTTATTCAACCGCGGCAAGTACATATATGCAAACGATTTTCCGTGTTCAAACACCTGCAATTATCGGCGGAAAACAAAAAGAAGAATGTTTCGTATTCGACTTTGCACCCGACAGAACTCTAAAAGTAATTGCGGAAACCGCAAAAATCAGTTCAAAAGCAGGTCACACAAGTGAAAGCGACAGGGAGATTTTAGGCGAGTTTATAAACTTCTGTCCTATAATCGGGTTTGAAGGCTCGAAGATGATTGATTACGACACTTCGAAAATGCTTGAGCAGCTTAAAAAAGTTTATGTCGAAAGGGTCGTTAGAAACGGTTTTGAAGACGGATATCTTTACAATAATGACTTGCTGAAGCTTGATGCCGTTGAGTTAAAAGAATTTGAAGGCCTCAAGAAAATCATCGGTACGACAAAAGCAATGGCGAAAACCGGTGAAATCGACATTAACTCTTTGGGATTTACTGAAGAAGAATTTGAGCAATTAAATGATTCAAAGAAAAAACTGAACGAAAAAAGAGAATTAGATCCTAAAGAGCAGGCTTTAAGAGAAAAACGTGCAGAAGCAAAAAAGAACAGAGACGCAGCCGTTTCAATTTTACGCGGAATTTCCATTCGAATGCCGCTTTTGATTTACGGAGCGGAGCTGAATAAAAATCTTGACGGTTCTGATAATGAAGCCGAACTTACAATAGATAATTTTACCGCTCTCGTTGATGATATTTCCTGGGCGGAATTCATGCCTGTCGGCGTTACAAAAGATGTATTCAACTCATTCAAAAAATACTATGATCCCGATGTATTCCATGCAGCCGGAAAACGTATCAGAGAAATGGCAAGAGCGGCGGATAATCTTTGCATAGAAGAGCGTATTGAACGCATCGGCACAATTTTTAATACATTCCGTAATCCCGATAAAGAAACGGTTTTAACTCCGTGGCGTGTCGTAAATATGCACATGACAGACTGTCTCGGCGGGTGGAGATTTTATGATGAAAAATATGAAAATCCGATAACGGAACCCGTTTTTGTAGAACAAGCGGAAGTAACCGAAAACGTTTATAAAAAGAACTCAAAGATTCTCGAAATAAATTCCAAAAGCGGACTTTACGCCCTTTACTGTGCATATTCCGTATATCGCACACGAGCAAAATTCGAACTGGGAGCGAAACCGACACGAGCAATGGAAAAAGAGCTTTGGGATAAAGTTCTGGATGAAAATATTTATGTAATCTGTAGAACCCCAATGGCAAAGGGCATTACGAGGCGAACGCTTGCAGGTTTTACAGGTGCAAAAGTAAATTCACACAGTTTTGACGATCTTGTCATGCAATTAAAACATAAGCCCGATAGCTTTATCAGCAAAGTCTTAAACCCCGGTTTTTGGAAAAAAGAAGGAACAGCAAATATGAAATTCGATGCAATTGTAGGAAATCCACCTTATCAGGAAACATTACAAGGTTCTAGTGATACTCCAATCTATCACTATTTTTATGATGCTGCATTTAAATTAAGCAATTTAGTTACATTGATTACACCAGCAAGATTTTTATTTAAAGCTGGGAAAACTCCAAAAGAATGGAATGAAAAAATATTAAATGATGAACATTTTAAAGCTGTAAAATACTTCCAGATTAGTGATGATGTTTTCCCAAGAACAGATATTAAAGGTGGTGTTTGTATAACTTTGCGAGATGAAAGTAAGATTTTTGGAAAAATAGGTTTATTCTCAAATTATCCTGAATTAAATTCAATTCTTGATAAAGTTTTAACTCATGAAGATTTTAAAACATTGAAAGATTTGGTTTATGCTCCAGAAAGTTATAGACTTTCAAAAAAATTACACGAAATGCATTCTGACGTAAAAGATTTATTAAGTTCTGGACATATGTTTGATGTAACAACGAATATTTTTGAAAAGTTGAATGAATTTTTCTTTGATGAAAAACCTAGTGATAAGAAAGAATATATAAAAATATATGGAAGATTTAACAATGAAAGAGTTTTTAAGTTTATTTGTAAAGATTTCATTGATGAACATGAAAACCTTTATAAATGGAAAGTATTTGTTCCAAAATCAAATGGATCGGGGGCGATAGGCGAAGTTCTATCGACCCCGATAGTCGGCGAGCCGATAGTCGGCCACACTCAAACTTTTATTAGCATTGGAAAGTTTGAAACAGAATTTGAAGCAACTTCTTTGTTGAAATACATAAAATCAAAGTTTGCTAGAACATTATTAGGAACATTAAAAGCGACACAGGATAATAAAAAAGAAACTTGGGCAAATGTTCCCCTTCAAGACTTCACTGAAAACTCTGGCATCGACTGGGAAAAATCTGTGCATGAAATCGATCAACAGTTATACAAAAAATACGGCTTAGAAAAGAACGAAATCGAGTTCATCGAAAAGATGATTAAAACGATGGAGTAG
- a CDS encoding type I restriction endonuclease subunit R, whose product MFVKKALSERDIISKYILPAIEQSGWNMQTQMKEEVSFTDGRIFVKGRKTKRGIRKRADIILYYKRIAINRTVEAIARGENRLLLVMATGTGKTYTAFQIIYRLWKSKIKKRILYLADRNNLITQTKKGDFKHFKDKCHIIKQKKIDTSYEIYLALYQGLTNYDDEADAYKNFSPNFFDLIIVDECHRGSVDADKAWHKILQYFSSATQIGMTATPKETKNLSNIEYFGEPIYTYSLKQGIDDGFLAPYKVLRVGMNVDSCGGFHTPALCAVIKGMKADCNHLMRTTPPMLCVRGVDLEGYRPERSKTDVNGEIIEDRLYNRKGFDRSIVIDERTDVVAKKIMEYLNNSEPMAKTIVFCVDIEHAERMRQALLRYAVPEITGKSDTYIVRITGDDPVAKGYLEDFINPEAPFPVIATTSKLMSTGTDAPALTRKERVENVRKRNYWAKYGENARRVLNALLDKYAETGIENIEEMQVLTIEPLKNLGTPAEIVKIFGGKEKHLAALKELENEIYAA is encoded by the coding sequence ATGTTTGTGAAGAAAGCGCTATCCGAACGGGATATTATTTCTAAATATATACTCCCTGCCATCGAACAATCCGGCTGGAATATGCAGACTCAAATGAAAGAGGAAGTTTCTTTTACAGACGGGCGTATTTTTGTAAAAGGGAGAAAGACAAAGCGAGGGATAAGAAAACGCGCAGATATTATCCTCTATTACAAGAGAATTGCCATCAATAGAACAGTAGAGGCGATTGCCCGCGGAGAAAACCGTCTCCTGCTTGTTATGGCAACGGGAACCGGTAAAACGTATACGGCATTTCAGATTATCTATCGCCTTTGGAAATCAAAAATAAAAAAGAGAATTTTGTATTTAGCTGACAGAAACAACCTTATAACGCAAACTAAAAAAGGTGACTTTAAGCATTTCAAGGATAAATGTCATATTATCAAACAGAAAAAAATCGATACATCGTATGAAATCTACCTTGCCTTGTATCAGGGGCTGACTAATTATGATGACGAGGCGGATGCTTACAAAAATTTCAGTCCAAACTTCTTTGACCTTATCATTGTAGATGAGTGCCATCGCGGTTCGGTTGATGCTGATAAAGCATGGCATAAAATCCTACAGTATTTCAGTTCAGCAACACAGATTGGTATGACCGCTACACCGAAAGAGACAAAGAATCTCTCGAACATAGAATATTTTGGAGAGCCGATTTATACCTATTCGTTAAAACAAGGAATTGATGACGGCTTTTTGGCTCCATACAAAGTGCTTCGTGTTGGAATGAATGTCGATTCGTGCGGAGGGTTTCATACCCCGGCGCTCTGCGCCGTAATAAAGGGGATGAAAGCCGACTGCAACCACCTTATGAGAACAACACCCCCGATGCTCTGCGTCAGGGGTGTTGATTTAGAAGGCTACCGTCCTGAACGCAGCAAGACAGATGTAAACGGCGAAATAATAGAAGACCGCCTCTACAATAGAAAAGGCTTTGACCGAAGCATTGTTATCGATGAGCGGACAGATGTAGTTGCCAAAAAGATTATGGAATATCTGAATAATTCAGAGCCGATGGCAAAGACCATTGTCTTTTGTGTCGATATAGAACATGCAGAGCGAATGCGTCAGGCGCTGTTACGATACGCCGTTCCGGAAATTACCGGAAAATCTGATACCTATATTGTCCGTATTACCGGTGATGATCCTGTTGCAAAGGGGTATCTTGAAGATTTTATAAACCCGGAAGCACCGTTCCCTGTGATTGCGACCACTTCAAAACTGATGAGTACCGGTACCGATGCCCCGGCGCTTACCCGTAAGGAACGGGTCGAAAATGTCCGTAAAAGAAATTATTGGGCAAAGTACGGTGAAAATGCACGGCGTGTATTAAACGCTTTGCTGGATAAATATGCTGAAACAGGTATAGAGAATATTGAAGAAATGCAGGTGCTTACGATAGAGCCTTTGAAGAATCTGGGAACACCGGCAGAAATTGTAAAAATATTCGGTGGGAAAGAGAAGCATCTGGCTGCACTCAAGGAACTTGAGAATGAAATATACGCGGCGTAA
- the fic gene encoding protein adenylyltransferase Fic: protein MDKISIRFFNDTEVRVVWDEEQSKWWFSVLDIIGVLNEQHEYEKNRNYWKYLKAKLKKENNQLGSVTTQFKLTAPDGKKRLSNVIDYNQVIELAKNFPNNKSVPFIQWFTYSEETIDAKSKTKAYALFESSLLDSIEVGTIKGLKQIHAYLFGGLYDFAGKIRTVNISKGGFQFAAAEFLEQNLAGIEKMPDTTFEQIAEKYVEMNIAHPFREGNGRTTRIWLDLILKRTLKKCIDWSKINKREYLEAMAESVIDSSKIKALLQNALTDKINDREMFMKGIDYSYYYEEAE, encoded by the coding sequence ATGGATAAAATATCGATTAGATTTTTTAATGATACGGAAGTTCGCGTCGTTTGGGATGAAGAACAGTCCAAATGGTGGTTTAGTGTGCTTGATATCATCGGTGTTCTAAATGAACAGCATGAATACGAAAAGAACCGTAACTACTGGAAATACTTAAAAGCAAAACTGAAAAAAGAAAATAATCAACTGGGTAGTGTTACTACCCAGTTCAAACTTACCGCGCCTGATGGTAAAAAACGGTTATCAAACGTCATTGATTACAATCAAGTAATAGAGCTTGCAAAAAATTTTCCGAACAATAAATCCGTGCCGTTTATCCAGTGGTTTACCTATTCTGAAGAAACAATAGACGCAAAGAGTAAAACAAAGGCATACGCACTTTTTGAAAGTTCATTGCTGGACAGTATTGAAGTTGGGACAATAAAGGGCTTGAAGCAGATTCATGCCTATCTTTTTGGAGGGCTCTATGATTTTGCCGGTAAAATAAGAACCGTAAATATTTCAAAAGGCGGTTTTCAGTTTGCAGCGGCAGAGTTCCTTGAACAAAATCTTGCCGGAATAGAGAAAATGCCGGATACAACGTTTGAACAGATTGCAGAAAAATATGTCGAGATGAATATCGCCCATCCTTTCCGTGAAGGTAACGGAAGAACAACAAGGATATGGCTGGATTTAATTCTCAAGCGTACATTAAAAAAGTGCATCGATTGGAGCAAAATCAATAAAAGAGAATATCTGGAAGCTATGGCGGAAAGCGTAATCGACTCAAGCAAAATAAAGGCTTTGCTGCAAAATGCTCTGACCGATAAAATCAATGACCGTGAAATGTTTATGAAAGGGATTGATTATTCCTATTATTACGAAGAAGCGGAGTAA
- a CDS encoding helix-turn-helix domain-containing protein, producing the protein MNFNLQKFSSDVKEYRKINNLTQADFAHKLKLDNHTLVSLFEQGKRAPSKDVFANYCRITNHRAEDYWETSDDMPMAFLMGKIADLDKASLTDVLEKIGMREYLFALYDRISK; encoded by the coding sequence ATGAATTTTAATTTGCAGAAATTCTCAAGTGATGTTAAAGAATACCGTAAAATCAATAATCTTACTCAGGCTGATTTTGCGCATAAATTGAAATTGGATAATCACACATTAGTGTCACTTTTTGAACAGGGAAAACGAGCACCCTCAAAAGATGTTTTTGCAAATTACTGCCGTATAACCAATCATCGTGCTGAAGACTATTGGGAAACCTCAGATGATATGCCTATGGCATTTCTCATGGGAAAAATAGCTGATTTGGATAAAGCAAGTCTTACAGACGTCTTAGAAAAAATAGGAATGCGTGAATATTTATTTGCTCTTTATGACAGGATTAGTAAATGA
- a CDS encoding ImmA/IrrE family metallo-endopeptidase, which yields MKLTDNIDEIIKSLSQSGYIFGSGELSGSEIRQIKKQSKDSRGVYGVNAPIGMNVFSMIAQNNDIVFQLQNFKDSELDAMIIKYSSKSNRKYIIINSEKPLINQIFAAAHEYYHYLYSFTGNTKDSIVCFFNKNDKEEIKANRFAAEFLLPEDALSIEVEQLIKYYGTFEQVPLPKQILFCFLLVIKYSLPLKAVMYRLKEEKITDIDFMINHYKEIKKILIESFADNPYIKELYSKSNMYINEQLYDLVPFLYNSGRLDDTTVNEIIKKFSLSEAQIKESLIRNE from the coding sequence ATGAAGTTAACAGATAATATCGATGAAATAATAAAAAGTCTTTCTCAATCCGGATATATATTTGGCAGTGGAGAACTGAGTGGTTCTGAAATTCGGCAAATAAAAAAACAATCTAAAGATTCAAGAGGGGTATACGGTGTAAATGCACCAATTGGAATGAATGTTTTTTCAATGATTGCACAAAACAATGATATTGTATTCCAACTTCAAAATTTTAAGGATTCGGAACTTGATGCAATGATTATAAAATATTCTTCAAAATCAAATCGTAAATATATAATAATTAACAGCGAAAAACCTCTTATTAATCAGATATTTGCTGCTGCCCATGAATACTATCATTACTTGTACAGTTTCACAGGAAATACAAAAGATTCAATTGTGTGTTTCTTTAATAAAAATGATAAAGAAGAGATAAAGGCGAACCGTTTCGCAGCAGAATTTTTATTACCGGAAGATGCTTTATCAATAGAAGTTGAACAATTAATAAAATATTATGGAACTTTTGAGCAGGTTCCATTGCCAAAACAAATATTATTCTGTTTTTTACTTGTTATAAAATACTCATTACCCTTAAAAGCTGTTATGTATAGACTAAAAGAAGAAAAAATCACAGATATCGATTTTATGATTAATCATTATAAAGAAATCAAAAAGATTTTGATTGAAAGTTTTGCAGATAATCCTTATATCAAAGAATTATATTCTAAATCAAATATGTATATAAATGAACAACTTTACGATTTAGTCCCGTTTCTCTATAACAGCGGTCGACTTGATGATACAACTGTAAACGAAATAATCAAGAAATTTAGTTTATCAGAAGCTCAAATAAAGGAATCTCTGATACGTAATGAATAA
- a CDS encoding YaaC family protein, with protein sequence MRSFVLSVKNSIQENEGLINISVNNYLKKMKNGSSKLYLRHCFKQAVEYANLQSNASIETVPLIQFYSLLNLSKVFIIINNGIHNIKLSTLESMFSSHGATSKNVNDVSISNRGTFLELMKIQNPMSNNSYSLLQLYKRIPDLYEYLPMVFSDCKTDFVPVCYCQDYMYESGHMRAHWYFHWLVVDKTFYDKNLNNNDLYTIRDTTETKVVFSKVNIEDPLNDIIYFDCNGKLFLDSSISKDDELLSIYLIFLKYSSLVRYKPKNWYEKINSNELVIIEKMLRTMFFKFWAYIARKLTNRYEILI encoded by the coding sequence ATGAGATCTTTTGTATTATCCGTTAAAAACTCAATTCAAGAAAATGAAGGATTAATTAATATATCTGTTAATAATTATTTAAAAAAAATGAAAAATGGAAGTTCAAAATTATATTTACGCCATTGTTTTAAGCAAGCTGTTGAATATGCAAATCTACAAAGTAATGCCTCAATTGAAACCGTTCCTCTTATTCAATTTTACTCACTTTTAAATTTATCAAAAGTATTTATTATAATAAATAATGGTATTCATAATATTAAATTATCAACTCTTGAATCAATGTTTTCGAGTCATGGGGCTACTTCAAAAAATGTAAATGATGTATCTATTTCTAATAGAGGTACATTTCTTGAATTGATGAAAATACAAAATCCAATGAGTAATAATTCCTATTCATTGTTGCAGTTATACAAAAGAATTCCTGATTTATATGAATATTTACCAATGGTTTTTTCTGATTGTAAAACAGATTTTGTTCCAGTTTGCTATTGTCAAGACTATATGTATGAATCAGGACATATGCGGGCACACTGGTATTTCCATTGGCTGGTCGTTGATAAAACCTTTTATGATAAAAATTTAAATAATAATGATTTATACACCATTAGAGATACTACTGAAACAAAAGTAGTTTTTTCAAAAGTAAATATAGAAGATCCATTAAATGATATTATTTACTTTGATTGTAATGGGAAGCTTTTTCTTGATTCAAGTATAAGTAAGGATGATGAATTATTATCAATATATCTTATTTTTTTGAAATATTCATCACTCGTTAGGTATAAGCCTAAGAATTGGTATGAAAAAATAAACTCTAATGAGTTGGTTATTATTGAGAAAATGCTAAGAACAATGTTTTTTAAATTTTGGGCATATATAGCAAGAAAATTGACTAATAGATACGAAATATTAATCTAA
- a CDS encoding ABC transporter permease has protein sequence MRILLFARRNTRKVLRDPVNFFFGLGFPLVLLVLLSITNGAIPPEAGNPMFEIRNLAPGLAMFGSVFMALFAGMLLSKDRTSSFLMRLFTSPMTSVDFILGYTLPMLAMTIVQAAITLLAAKAFGLEITVYFLFAVIVTALTSLLFVGLGLLFGSLMNDKAVGGVCGALLTNVAGWLSGVFIPIDLIGGAFKTITHILPFYHSAEAIRATLSGNFSQVFSHLAVVMGYTVVVFVLAIVVFQRRMNGEKG, from the coding sequence ATGAGGATACTGTTATTTGCAAGAAGAAATACAAGAAAAGTTTTGCGGGATCCCGTCAATTTCTTTTTCGGTCTGGGATTTCCTCTCGTACTGTTGGTTCTTCTGTCCATTACCAATGGAGCCATTCCGCCTGAAGCCGGAAATCCGATGTTTGAAATAAGAAATCTTGCACCGGGCTTGGCGATGTTCGGGAGCGTATTTATGGCGTTATTTGCGGGGATGTTGCTTTCAAAAGACCGTACCTCATCTTTCTTAATGCGCTTGTTTACGTCTCCGATGACGTCCGTAGATTTTATTTTGGGCTACACGTTGCCTATGCTCGCTATGACAATAGTGCAGGCGGCGATAACCTTATTGGCGGCGAAAGCTTTTGGGCTTGAAATAACGGTGTACTTTCTGTTTGCGGTTATTGTAACAGCGTTGACCTCTCTGCTGTTCGTGGGGTTAGGACTGCTTTTCGGCAGTCTGATGAATGATAAGGCGGTCGGCGGTGTTTGCGGAGCTTTGTTGACAAATGTTGCGGGATGGTTATCCGGAGTATTTATCCCGATCGATTTAATAGGCGGCGCTTTTAAAACGATAACACATATCCTGCCGTTCTATCATAGTGCTGAAGCGATACGGGCAACCTTAAGCGGCAATTTCAGTCAGGTCTTTTCTCATTTGGCTGTTGTGATGGGCTATACGGTGGTTGTCTTTGTGCTTGCGATTGTTGTCTTTCAACGGAGAATGAATGGGGAGAAAGGATAG
- a CDS encoding AbrB/MazE/SpoVT family DNA-binding domain-containing protein, with protein sequence MKHPEGKYAWTVKVGEKGQFVIPKEARDVFGINPGDTLIVLADIEKGIAIPPKNMFAHFMETIFNQNEPEEGEK encoded by the coding sequence ATGAAGCATCCGGAGGGAAAATATGCGTGGACAGTTAAGGTTGGAGAGAAGGGGCAGTTTGTTATTCCGAAAGAAGCGCGGGATGTGTTTGGCATTAATCCCGGAGATACGTTGATTGTCTTGGCAGATATAGAGAAAGGTATCGCGATCCCGCCTAAAAATATGTTTGCACATTTTATGGAGACTATTTTTAATCAAAATGAACCGGAGGAGGGGGAAAAATGA
- a CDS encoding ABC transporter ATP-binding protein — protein MSAIVTDRLTKKYGDVAAVDNLNLTVEQGELFALLGVNGAGKTTTIKMLSCLIKPTSGDAVLLGNSIVAEPSAIKEKINISPQETAVAANLSVLENLELIAGIYGQGGKTAKKNAYEMAQKFKLEHELNKKATRLSGGMQRRLSIAMALISDPQILFLDEPTLGLDVLARRELWASIRALKGKVTIILTTHYMDEVETLSDRVGIMAKGTLKAIGTVAELTAQTGTSKLEDAFVALSGGEL, from the coding sequence ATGAGTGCCATTGTAACCGACCGGCTGACAAAAAAATACGGCGATGTTGCTGCTGTAGATAATCTTAATTTGACTGTTGAGCAGGGTGAATTATTTGCCTTACTTGGGGTGAACGGAGCGGGAAAAACCACAACCATTAAGATGCTTTCTTGTCTGATAAAGCCTACGAGCGGGGATGCCGTGTTGCTTGGGAACAGTATTGTTGCAGAGCCCAGCGCGATAAAGGAAAAAATCAATATTTCGCCTCAGGAAACGGCGGTGGCTGCGAATTTGTCGGTTTTAGAGAACTTGGAGCTGATTGCGGGAATTTACGGGCAAGGCGGTAAAACGGCAAAGAAAAACGCGTACGAGATGGCTCAAAAATTCAAATTGGAACATGAATTGAATAAAAAAGCAACACGCTTATCGGGTGGAATGCAGCGGCGCCTTTCTATTGCAATGGCGCTGATTTCCGATCCGCAGATTTTATTTCTTGATGAGCCGACGCTCGGACTTGATGTGCTGGCGCGCCGTGAGTTATGGGCATCCATTAGAGCATTAAAAGGAAAAGTGACGATCATCCTGACAACGCATTATATGGATGAAGTTGAAACGCTGTCCGACCGTGTGGGAATAATGGCAAAGGGCACGTTAAAAGCGATTGGGACGGTAGCGGAATTAACGGCACAAACGGGTACGTCTAAATTGGAGGATGCTTTTGTTGCGCTTTCGGGAGGTGAGTTATGA